AGGACAGAACtacctggccccaaatgtcaatattgtcaaggctgagaaacctctttaaaaatcactgtttctCCAAGTACGGTCTTCCAGCGAGTCTTCTGCACTCTTAACTGCTCACCTCCAAGAATCTTTTCTGTCTGACCCCCAACGATCCCGGAAAGCCAAGGTAAGCAGCAGCCGTCTGTACAAAGCAGGTATGCTATCAACCGACACTCTTATTTCCTAGTTTCAACGAAAGAAGGTCTCTGGTCAGTAAGACCCACAGCCTTCAATTCAAGCATGCCTTCATCGCAGTTCTTCCCAAGTAAGTGCTTCCAAGGGGCCGACAGCTGTGGGACGGCTTCAGCCATTTTCTCCTGTGGAAGCAACTGGTGTCGGGGGGAGGTGGGCCCTGCCCTTCCCTGAGAGGAGGCTGCTTAGAACCCAGGCTCCCACTCACCTCTAGGGCACTAACAGTTGGGTCCCAGAAACCCCATGGTCATAATCAAAGGAGGAGTGGTGCCaactgaggagggaaggagagaggggctgtgggattgggaaggaaggaaggaaaacagtaaGGCCACACTGAGGAATGATAATCAGACCCAGAACTAGCCCCAATATACAGAATTCAAACAGTCTAACTTGATCTTAACTGCCTGACCACTTTACCTTGCTTTGATCCCTCTTAAGGATCGGGTGCCCTGGGTCCTAGTGTATCTAATTGGTAGCACTGAGGCTTATTTAAATAAGAAGGGGGCCTTGAGGTCTAACCCACGTCCTCTCGACTGCAGGCCATCGGTGATGTACATGAACACAAGCCGCGGGCTTTCTGACCACAAAGAGTTCCTCTTCAATGTAAGTGCTGGGCCCGCCACTGCAAAGCCCCGCGCGGCCAAGCTGCACCAGCCATGACTTCCTGCTCTGATTTTATTTTGCAGATACATGGGGAGAACCTCTTTGGAGCAGAGTTCCTGCTGAAAATCTGTGTTCCGATCAAATTACAAGGTCTTCACCTTGTAAGAGTGAAGAACCTGACCAAGACTCAGGTATGTAGAGGAGGGTCTTGAGCAGGGTCACATCTCTCTCAAGAGTGACTATGGATTCTCAAAGGTATAAAAACTAGGCTTCTGGGAAAGGAGTAAAAGCAAGATTAGTTAACCTGGGAACACATTAGCAGTAAATTACCAAAGCCATGCTCACAGGGACTATTAACCGCTTGGCCTTTAAAGCgacatttcagtttttttcccttgatggaaaaaataagcaaaaattctGACTTTTTAAGTAGCCATGGAGacatttattttccctttgaaaATTGGTAAATTCTGCTTCTCTGTGATTGGTGAATGAGCTTGATAAACATGTGGCAGTTCTTGCACTTCTCCCTATAAACTGTCTCCCATCTTCCTTTCCTCTTGCCCTCCAGCCTGTCTGCCTTGGACTCTGCTTTGCCACAGCCTCTCTGCTGTTGGTTGATGCCTCACCCGTAACAGTTCCCAGAGCCAGCCTGTGGTATAGCAACAGGCTCTGACTAGGGTGGCAGCTGAGGCCTTgggctttcctgatttttttttttcctgctcggGCTACAGAAAGTATCAAGgctcaaaaaaggaaaatacgGAATTTACAAAACCGAGTCAGCTGACAGAAAGAGGGCTTTTCGGTTGTAAACGCTTGTTCTCACAGTGTAGTTTATTTTCTGAGAATATTTGTGAAGTTTAAacatttcaacaaacatttgagtTTCCGCTTGGAAACAAAACTCTCGTTTTGAAAAGCTGATTGGAAACCTGTCAGAATGGAACTCCCATTGTGCGCTGGGGACAGAGGTTAACAACAGCACCAGGGGCTCCCAGGCCAGTGCCCTCTGGCTTTGTGGTGGTCAGCGCCCCCTGCTTACTTAAACAGGCTGTGCTGGCAGAGCAGGTCCGTGGCAGAGCTGAAGTTCAGCATGGTTCTGTGGAAATGCTGGATCTTTCTCCTCACCTGCTTCATGGCGGGGGTGTTGCACTTGGACTTGAAGGTCATCTGCTTCAGAATCTTATCTGTGAGGTAGTGCAGCCAGAGCACGTTGTTATGGGGGTGGTATTCGCCCCAGCAGTTGTTGTTCTCCTTCCTCATTAGCCTGTAGATCTCAAACTGGTAGTCACCTTCTCCCGTAAACAGGTCCTCGTCCGTGGAAATGTCACAGAAAACCACGATCCCGTCCCGCTCCAAGCGAGACAGGGTGTAGTCAATGATGTTGACTTGCAGCCCACGGGTAGGGATGGCGCTCGTCTGCCTGTTGAGGGTGTAATGGAGCTCTTTGAGGCTGGTTTTCTTTAAAAGCACGTTCCCCCAGTGTAAGTCTCAGTGCTCAAAGTGCAGGGATGCCTCCGCCACGGCGAGGGACGCAGTGATCTGGTGTAGGATGCTCTTTGCAGTGGCGATGGAGGGCAACTTCGTTCTCGTCTGCTCTAAGTCGATCCCTCCAAACTCAAATTCCAGCACAATAAACAGCTGGCTGTCCTCAAAAAATTCAGGCCGGTCATTCGCAGACCCATTGGCTGAGTTATAGCGATCCCAGGCTTGGAGGAGCAAGGGAGGGTAAGACCCTTGAACACAGTGCACCGAGTTCAGCCCAATAAAGCCATCTGTGCGGTTGTGTGCCTCATTCGACAAGAGGCTCAACTCTTTGGAGATGATGATCTCAGGCAGGATTTCCTCAAAAGTTTTTTGATGAGCTCCATTGACTAACTCCGGCCCCTCAATAGCAATGATTTTTAGGGCTACAGGTGtgtgattagcaactgtttgaaacACTTCGCCAAACACCCCTTCGCCAATCTTCTCACAGCATTTCAGTTTTTCTGTGGACAGGCAATAGCTGAAGGGGACAGGCCCCTCCTGATTGCATTCCCTGTAAACCTTTTCTGCATCGGATGCCTTTTTGTCCGTGACATGTAGTATCTTTAAGGGGGTTAGCAAATACATGGAGGAGGAGTGCCAAGGGGACAGAGCACTGTTTGTTCTGTTCGTGACAGGAGGGTTTGAAAATTCTGATATGAAGGACTCAGAGAGAGAACTGGCAATGGTGGAGGTGCTGCACAATTTTGACACAGCAGTCACGATCTTCTTcttgtggaaactgaaggaagcCCTGGCTTTGGTCCAAGAGCAGGCATTCTGTACATGAGTCAAGTCCTGGGTGATAAATGAATCTTTTCCCATCTTTTGGCCCTTTTTAAACTGCTGGTGATGGAGGAGGGAGGTATCTGCTGTCTCCTGATGCTTCCTTTTCCTGCTTGGCCCAGTTCTCTCAGGCCTGTTGATTTTCCCAGGTACAACACCTCCCCTGCACCCACGGGTCTCCTCATATTCCATCTGGACAGCCCCTTGAGACCCAGTCTCTCGACAAGAGTCCTGGCCTGTGGCCATTTTCTTACCCATGCTTGATAAACCTGGGctctccagcctccttcccactAGTTCCCTTTTACAGCAGGACTCCCTCATATTCTTCCCATCTGCCCCAAATTCAGAATCCTCAGGATTTCCTGAGCCCAAAAAGCTAAAGAGAGCTGACCTGAGGCTGCCATGGGCTTGGTGGGCCAACCTGGTGAGCCTGCCTCCTGCTGTCGCTGCCTCCTGGGAGCAGGGGAGAGACGCCTGGTCCACGGAGGCTGCTGGGAGCGGGAAGCCGCTCAGAACTTCAGAGACTCCATCCAGAGAGGCGGAGGAGTTGGTACAGATGCTGCATCCTGGCGCTGGGGACCCAGGGCCGGGGCCAGGAGAGGCCGGAATGCTGAACAGGGAGGCACTGGTGCCCAGCTCGCCGTCGTCCCTGGTCTGGCTGCACACACTGAGGTCCGGGCTCAGGCGGCCCGGGTTGCCTTCGGGGAAGGGCGGCGGTCCGAGAGGGCCGCAGGGGGTGCTGCACTTCTGCCGGCACCGCGCTCGCAGCCTCAGACGTCTCGGGGTCGCGATCAGACTCGGCGGGTCCTTGGGAGAGTCGGTTGCCAGCGCGCCTCCGCGGCCGACCCACCGGGCTGCCGGGGAAGTCGGGGTCGTCAGGATCGTCAGAGGCCGCGGACTGCGAGCGGCCGCCCCCGCTGGCGTcgctgctactgctgctgctgaagAAACGTTTCCGGTCTTTCGGCGGGAACCACTGCACGGCTGCCTGGCCCGGCCGCCGCCACGGCGccccgccgcccgcagccccaTAAGTTCGGAAGAGCCGACTCCCGGGTCGCGGGAGTGACGCCGCCATGGCCGGCACCCGCCAGCTTGTTCAAATACAAACACCGCGAGACTTCCTCGAGACGCAGACgtgccggccggccggccggccggtcTGCCCGGCGGGTCCTAGCTCCGGGCCTCGCGCCTGCGCATTACAACGGGTATCGCGGGATGTGGGAGAGGGCGGGTAACTATGGCGGCTTGGCATCCTCAGTTGGTCGCGGCCGTGGCTCTCGTTTCAGGCTCACACTGTGTGCACTCAGACCCGGGAGCGTGTTTGCGGGAGCGCTCCGGTTCAGGTGAGCGCGGCCGACCCGAGAGGccgagggagggaagagggcctGAAGCGGGTGACATGAGACGTCCGGATACTATTTTTCCGAGGTATCCCCTGAAAGCACAGGCAGGGCGGTCCCAAAGCTCTCTTTAGCCTCTTGACCGGTTCACGTTTGGCAGTGGATGCACAATTTAACATCAGACAGACCCGGGTACAAATCCCAGACCCACTTGGCACAGCCCCTTGGCAGCTTATGGGGCGAGTGCACAGCAGCACGTGCTGGCCTTTGAGTGGTCGGTCAGTCTGTACAAGGAATCATATAGGGGGAATGAAGAAATGGCCTAAACTTCACTCAGAAATATTCCTGAGTCACCACTGGGCAGGGCTTGCGGCTAGACATTGGACGGAGGAAGGAGATTTGATTCCTGCCTTGTCAGGGCTCCTGAACTAACAGGGAACAGTGCTGGGGTCTGCACACTGGTGGGCACTATCTTTCCCAATGACAACTGGGAGAGTGGAATTTGCATTCTTCAGAACACTCATTACTGCTACAGAACCAGGAATAACCTTACCAGCGGGTCATGAGTGCTGAATAAAATCACAATTGTCTGCACACATCCCAAATCAAGACTCAGTTACAACCTGGAATAGACTTTTTGGCCCCGAGCGCTCACCTCTCCCTGCATCCACACCCTTACCGCGTCTCTGTGGGCAGAGTGTACCCTCTCGTTCCCTGACAGGGGGCGTCGGCCCATGGAATGGGCAGAAGGGAGAGTGCTGGTTCTGTGCCTAGGACGGAGGAGGCCTGATGGGTTTCTGCCTTGCCCTCTTATGCCTCCCTTGAGCAGCTGCTGCCTCTTCAGCCTGGGCCCCAGAATGAACACACATGGAAAAGACTCGCCCTGGCTAATCTGCAGACCAGGAGTGAGGCGCAGAGCAGACCCAGCAAGCAGGGCGTTGAGCAGAGATGTCCCAACTACGCCACAGCATGGTGACAATCGTTACTCCAACCCACCAAGTTCTGGGGTGGATTTGTCTGTCACACAGCGCTCTTGTGGCAACAGTTAAGCAGTACATGTAGCCATTCTTTTATTAGGTTTTAAGTTCAGCTGCTGCAATAGAGACCCTACACAACAGCGGGTCAAACAAGAAAGAAATTTACTGACCTCTCATGTGAGAATCTGGTTAAGTAAGTCCAGGGCTAGTCTGGTGGCGCATGTGTCAGGGAGCCTTGCTCCACCATTCTGCGGTGGAGCCTTCATATCATGAAGCCTTCATATCATTCACAGATTGAGGTCTTAATTTCCTGCCGCCCTGCAATCCAAAACACTCCACAGCGTGGCGCCAAACTCTCTTTCCAACATTACCCTCCCATACATAAAGCCTCACCTTGACCCACTATTCCCACTTCTGCTTCAGGCCTCGGGGCTTGTCTTCTTGAACGGGTGTGCTCCCCTCATGTCCCCAAGCTGGTGCCCCACTGCCGTCCCCCAGGTCTCAACATCCCACtcccaccagggcctcaggagccAGAGCTGGTCAGACCTGCTGCTCCCCAGGAGTGAGAGGCCCTGACCTCCATGGGTGGGGGGCTGCCATCCAGCATCCAAGAGAAGAATCCAGTGTGCCCCCAGTCATCCTCCCATCCCCCTgaccagcctctcccctcctcaagCCCTTCCCTGAAGAAGCCAGGGAACCTCTgcacccccccacctccctccctccttctagaCCTCAGTAGATTAGTGAGCATAACAGGGCTTGTTCACATGGGTCTCTCTGGAGGTCTCACATGGGACTCAGGAGGGGTGGGCATATCGGTTTGGAGGGTGACAGGCTCTCTCTTGGACTCAGTTCTAGCCAGGTTCCCCTGAGACTTCAGGATTCAACCTTGGGCTATAAAGACTTGAACAAACACTAACATAGTTTCTAACAGCTCAAGGCCACATCCCAAGGATGACCGCAGCTCCCTGAGAAACACTCCAGGCTGCCTGAAGAACTGGCTGTTTGTACCAGCCAACACCTGAAGAGGGGGCCCTGGTCTATCTTCTGTGAGAGGGTAGGAGCCTAACTTCGATAAGCGACAATTAGCCAACACAGATGGGTTTCATGTGCCCAACGCCCCGCCCTTCCCACCTTTTGCACCTTTCTCACTCTACGGAGCCCCCCTCCCCGTTCCTATTCCCTCATTCTCCCTTTAAAACCCTGGTCACCTCAGGTGCAGCTGAGTTCAGTTCACGATGGACCCATTTCCTGTATTATTGCTACTGTATATTATTGATTGAAATCTGTCTTCAACACTTTAAGTAGTGCCTGGCTTTGTTTATGTTTGGAAGGTGAGGTGTCCAGGACTAgctgtattatttatatatttattaaccttttaaataAGTACCCCAGGGACGTTTCAGTACAGAGGTCTACAGATCATATTTTGAGAAATTATACTTCCCTTTTCATAATTATATGGATGCCATTTCTCTGGCAGCCCTTTTGAACGGGAGCTGTATTTTCTGACTGTGGGTCCCGTGGCTAGCACTCCTGCAGGGAGCGAGCCGGCAGTGCCCCCACAACTGTAGGGACCGGGAGGCGGGAAACACCTGTACCACTAATACTGGGAACTGCCAGAGGGCAGAAATGACAGAAGGGGCGCCTGtttcccccacccccggccctgcGGGTGCCTGCTGAGCTAGCTTTCTGCTGAGCTACATAAAGGGGAAACAAGTGAGTCTCCAAGGTCATTCGAGCTCTTAGTCATCACTTCCTGGATTCCCGATACTtccgacccccacccccaggtcacACTTGGACCTTATTATCATCTGGAATCTACCATAAAAACTCTCAAAAGTCCAACCTTTCCTTCTCTGAACATAAGCGCTTGCCTTTCCAGTTTCCACTCATGTGTACCCACCACACACCTGCTTCAGCTGCATCAAAACCTCCGGTCTGGCGCCCCATTTTCTCCCAGTTCCTACTTGGTCTAAACCCCAACTTGATCTCTTGGCCTCTGTAACTTCCAGGCCACCTTCAAAGTGCTCTTTCTAAAACTCAAGGTTGATCGTGACCTTACTCTGCTTAAAACATTGCAGTCTGTGCTGCCTGATCACACCCACGTGCCTCCGCCAGGCCCCCCAGGACTGGACCCCTGCTCCCCGCGCGGCCTCACACACTGCCTTTCCCGCCTCGCGCTGCGTGCTCGGGAGCAGCAGGCTGTGCTCGTGCGAGCACACCTGGGGTTTCACGCTTCTCATCGCTGCATTGTCCTGTCTAGACCAGGCCTTTCCTGCATCTCATCAGCCTAAACTTCTGTGtggcttccttcctcttcccctcctccaagcCATCCCTCACATTTACTCCTTTCCAGCCAACCAAGAGCTGAACCACCGCTTGGCACACTGCCATTGTCACGTCAACACACTGTCTTCTACGTACACCTTCAGGGGTCTGTCCCTCCTCCCAGTCTTAGGAGTGCCTGGAGGACAGGGACTGTGTCCTAGCCAACTCTTCCTCCAGCACCAGGCACAGTGTCTGGCTTGTAACCCGGGCCCAGGTCAAGTCCCACCTTTTTCATGGACTCTCTCCAGCTTTCTAACCTTCCCTCCTCTGAGCCCTACAAGTTTTCTGTGTCATTCTTGCTCCACTCATACATtgaatcatctttttctttttaaaaatggctaaTTTCTCTCACAGATTTCATTAGAATCAGTGAGAATTTTCACTGAGTAGCTGTTGGCCTTCTATCTCCCTCCCTTGTTCTGTCACTCAGATCTCAGTAAGGAGCCGGGCTCCGACCTAGTTTGCCCTTCAGTACGATGGGAACACAGGCAGCCATAGGCGGCCATGGTTTTTGTACCAGCTGACTCCTAGAGCCAGGGTGTGTCCCTGACCCAAGGACAGACAGGCTGGCCAGGTGAAGACTCTGCGTTCTGGCAAAAGCACTGCCCAATCTGGGTCAAGCTGGGCAAAGCAGAACCTTACTCTtgggcatttttatttaaaaatatattagggTAGATTTGAGACTAATAAAGAATTGTGCAGATGGGAGGTAGTGTGACATAAAAAATATTACCTAAGCCTCACTCTATGAACCAACATTGAAATAATGGAAACATCCCCACATAGGAACCTGGAGCTACTTGGAATCCTGGCCCGCACGTTGGGAAGCCCAGCAACACGAGGATCTTTATCCCTGGTTTCTCATCAGCTCCCTGTCTTCGTGTCCACCTCTCTCGTTGACATCAACCCCCGACTCATTACAGAGTCCGGGCGGGCATGGGGACTTTCTGCTCTTATGACCTAATGGTGTGACCCAAGTGCCCAGTACTGCACCTGGCCcggagcaggtgctcagtaaacagctCTCGTCATTCTCCTCACTGTTGTTGTCACCGTTATTGACTCATTCAGAATTACTTTTACTCACTAAGGTACTTTAACCATCACTGGCTTACTAAATGTGACCGACTAATGGTTTTCTTTGCAGGAGTGGAAGAACCTCGCAGCTGACGGAGGTGCACTGTCATTACACACTCGCTTGAAATCACGCAGCCACAGGCCTTTGCTGGGTgaggcaggaagtggggaggtttggtgctgggctgagctggagggAGCTGAGCA
This portion of the Vicugna pacos chromosome 16, VicPac4, whole genome shotgun sequence genome encodes:
- the HASPIN gene encoding LOW QUALITY PROTEIN: serine/threonine-protein kinase haspin (The sequence of the model RefSeq protein was modified relative to this genomic sequence to represent the inferred CDS: deleted 1 base in 1 codon), producing the protein MAASLPRPGSRLFRTYGAAGGGAPWRRPGQAAVQWFPPKDRKRFFSSSSSSDASGGGRSQSAASDDPDDPDFPGSPVGRPRRRAGNRLPKDPPSLIATPRRLRLRARCRQKCSTPCGPLGPPPFPEGNPGRLSPDLSVCSQTRDDGELGTSASLFSIPASPGPGPGSPAPGCSICTNSSASLDGVSEVLSGFPLPAASVDQASLPCSQEAATAGGRLTRLAHQAHGSLRSALFSFLGSGNPEDSEFGADGKNMRESCCKRELVGRRLESPGLSSMGKKMATGQDSCRETGSQGAVQMEYEETRGCRGGVVPGKINRPERTGPSRKRKHQETADTSLLHHQQFKKGQKMGKDSFITQDLTHVQNACSWTKARASFSFHKKKIVTAVSKLCSTSTIASSLSESFISEFSNPPVTNRTNSALSPWHSSSMYLLTPLKILHVTDKKASDAEKVYRECNQEGPVPFSYCLSTEKLKCCEKIGEGVFGEVFQTVANHTPVALKIIAIEGPELVNGAHQKTFEEILPEIIISKELSLLSNEAHNRTDGFIGLNSVHCVQGSYPPLLLQAWDRYNSANGSANDRPEFFEDSQLFIVLEFEFGGIDLEQTRTKLPSIATAKSILHQITASLAVAEASLHFEH